In one Actinomyces trachealis genomic region, the following are encoded:
- a CDS encoding methylenetetrahydrofolate reductase gives MTEATQTTKPPGSIPTLSMELFPPRPGRLSSQTWGALDRLLGMVPDFVSVTYRPIFTTSATPTGLANPVSVLPQRNPSEDVITHVIATTQVPLMAHLTCIGYTKRDVVGIVRSFLDLGVRRFLALRGDPPPGCRIDQLSGELRYAHELVEVIREVEAEYFDDGAQHVQIAVAAYPAAMDHGQEVEILGVKQAAGADLAITQVFYDPDDYLALTRACTYSGVTLPILPGLMPLTDLGRLTRLESLTGVNVPNHLRQALAGERSAAQFSRGIDATLQLATDLIAGGAPGLHLYTFNRARPTIDVVSQLRVGGILGGNPPNRRTRREVVHAYLNATPGGDRRMP, from the coding sequence ATGACAGAAGCCACCCAAACCACCAAACCGCCAGGCTCCATCCCTACCCTGTCCATGGAGCTGTTCCCACCGCGCCCCGGGCGCCTGTCCTCCCAGACCTGGGGTGCCCTGGACCGCCTGCTTGGCATGGTGCCTGACTTCGTTTCCGTCACCTACCGGCCCATCTTCACCACCAGTGCCACCCCCACCGGGCTCGCCAACCCCGTTAGCGTGCTCCCGCAACGCAACCCCTCCGAGGACGTCATCACCCACGTCATCGCCACCACCCAGGTGCCCCTCATGGCGCACCTGACCTGCATCGGCTACACCAAACGGGATGTGGTGGGCATCGTGCGCAGCTTCCTGGACCTGGGCGTGCGCCGTTTCCTGGCCCTGCGCGGCGACCCACCTCCCGGCTGCCGCATTGACCAACTCTCCGGAGAGCTGCGCTACGCCCACGAACTGGTGGAAGTCATCCGGGAGGTCGAGGCCGAGTACTTCGACGACGGCGCCCAGCACGTGCAGATCGCCGTCGCCGCCTACCCCGCCGCCATGGACCATGGCCAAGAGGTTGAGATCCTAGGTGTCAAACAGGCTGCTGGCGCGGACCTGGCCATCACCCAGGTCTTCTACGACCCAGACGACTACCTGGCCCTCACCCGAGCCTGCACCTACTCCGGCGTCACCCTACCGATCCTGCCCGGCCTCATGCCCCTGACCGACCTGGGACGCCTCACCCGCCTGGAGTCCCTCACCGGCGTCAACGTACCCAACCACCTGCGCCAGGCACTGGCCGGTGAGCGCAGCGCCGCCCAGTTCTCCCGCGGCATTGACGCCACCCTCCAACTGGCCACCGACCTCATTGCCGGAGGGGCCCCCGGTCTGCACCTCTACACCTTCAACCGCGCCCGCCCCACGATCGACGTCGTCAGCCAGCTGCGGGTGGGAGGCATCCTGGGCGGCAACCCGCCCAACCGGCGCACCCGCCGCGAGGTCGTCCACGCCTACCTCAACGCCACCCCCGGCGGAGACCGCCGAATGCCGTAG